One genomic region from Haloarcula taiwanensis encodes:
- a CDS encoding protein-L-isoaspartate O-methyltransferase: MADWDRQRSRLADRLRSRVSDETVLAAIASVPRHRFVPTDRRHDAYTDRPLPIGSGQTISAPHMVAIMAELLDLSPGDQVLEIGTGCGYHAAVTAELVGPENVYSVEYHASLADEACDTLEVTGYGDVSVRAGDGKQGWSEHAPYDRTYLTCAAPEFPGPLVDQTRDGGVLLAPLGDGQQRLIRAEKQADGTLNRADHGGVRFVPLQ, from the coding sequence ATGGCCGACTGGGACCGGCAGCGGTCGCGGCTGGCCGACCGCCTGCGCTCGCGTGTCTCCGACGAGACCGTCCTCGCGGCGATAGCGTCGGTCCCCCGCCACCGGTTTGTCCCGACCGACAGGCGACACGACGCCTACACCGACCGCCCGCTCCCGATTGGGTCGGGCCAGACGATTTCTGCGCCGCACATGGTCGCAATCATGGCCGAGTTACTCGACCTATCTCCCGGGGATCAGGTACTGGAGATTGGTACGGGATGTGGTTACCACGCCGCGGTGACCGCCGAACTAGTCGGTCCCGAGAACGTCTACAGTGTGGAGTACCACGCATCGCTGGCTGACGAGGCCTGTGATACACTCGAAGTGACCGGTTACGGAGACGTCTCCGTTCGCGCCGGCGACGGCAAGCAGGGGTGGTCCGAACACGCGCCCTACGACCGAACGTACCTGACCTGCGCCGCGCCGGAGTTCCCCGGTCCGCTCGTCGACCAGACCCGCGACGGCGGCGTCCTCCTGGCCCCGCTCGGCGACGGACAACAGCGCCTTATCCGGGCGGAGAAACAGGCTGACGGCACGCTTAATAGGGCCGACCACGGCGGTGTTCGATTCGTCCCGCTCCAGTAG
- a CDS encoding aminopeptidase translates to MDNSSLRAPAETAVKQCLNLQPDESCAVVTDDQRNSIGEALYRVATEITDDSVFVRYPPGEQHGAEPPAPVAGAMKTADVVLAPTTKSLSHTEARTDANEAGARVATLPGISEGVFLMGLDADYHRIEQHCEDVLAQVEDAEEIRVTSLQGTDITFGIGAREWHMDTGIVHEAGEMSNLPAGEVFLAPETADGTFVVDGTMRPHGKLDGKRLTFEVEDGYVTDIDDPDIRAQVEDAAEEVGQDAYNLAELGIGTNVAVTELVGSVLLDEKAGGTVHIAIGDDHAMGGDVHAPIHLDGILTEPTVYADGEEVELPRVK, encoded by the coding sequence ATGGACAACTCGTCGCTTCGCGCGCCCGCCGAGACTGCCGTCAAACAGTGTCTGAACCTCCAGCCTGACGAATCGTGTGCGGTCGTCACTGATGACCAGCGGAACTCAATCGGCGAAGCGCTGTATCGCGTCGCCACAGAGATTACTGACGACTCCGTTTTCGTTCGCTATCCGCCGGGTGAGCAACACGGCGCAGAGCCGCCCGCGCCGGTCGCCGGCGCGATGAAGACCGCTGATGTCGTACTCGCGCCCACGACGAAGAGCCTGAGCCACACAGAAGCCCGAACCGACGCCAACGAGGCCGGTGCCCGCGTCGCGACCCTGCCCGGGATTAGTGAGGGCGTGTTCCTCATGGGGTTAGACGCCGATTACCACCGTATCGAACAGCACTGCGAGGACGTGCTGGCGCAGGTCGAAGACGCTGAGGAAATTCGCGTCACGTCACTCCAAGGGACCGATATCACGTTCGGCATCGGTGCGCGCGAGTGGCACATGGACACCGGCATTGTCCACGAGGCCGGCGAGATGTCGAACCTCCCCGCTGGCGAGGTGTTCCTCGCCCCTGAGACGGCCGACGGCACATTCGTCGTCGACGGGACGATGCGCCCCCACGGCAAACTCGACGGGAAGCGTCTCACCTTCGAGGTTGAGGACGGCTACGTCACGGACATCGACGACCCCGATATCCGCGCACAGGTCGAGGACGCTGCCGAGGAAGTCGGCCAAGACGCGTACAATCTCGCAGAGCTGGGTATCGGCACGAACGTCGCTGTGACCGAACTCGTCGGCTCTGTTCTTCTAGACGAGAAGGCCGGCGGCACTGTCCACATCGCTATCGGCGACGACCACGCAATGGGTGGCGACGTGCACGCGCCGATCCATCTGGACGGAATTCTGACGGAGCCGACCGTGTATGCGGATGGAGAGGAAGTGGAACTTCCTCGGGTAAAGTGA
- a CDS encoding glyceraldehyde-3-phosphate dehydrogenase, with protein MLHVGINGFGTIGKRVADAVRVQPDMTVAGVAKRSPNFEATIADDRGYDLYAADGREPFEDADLATAGTVHDLIETSDVVVDTTPSGVGAANASLYTEHDTPAIFQGGEDAAVADVSFNARANYENAVGADTARVVSCNTTGLSRLLAPLKESYGVEKSRVTLVRRGADPGQTGRGPINDTLPDPVEIPSHHGPDVQTIFPDLDIDTMGMKVPTTQMHTHSVNVTLESEPTTEEVTSLLADESRLFLIPETLGIDGAGKLKEYTRDAGRPRGDVWENCIWAESITVEGRDLYLFQAIHQEADVVPENIDAVRALSERTASAEKSIRRTDEALGVGRGLVEHDGSPQRVDSHADD; from the coding sequence ATGCTCCACGTGGGCATCAACGGCTTCGGCACCATCGGGAAACGCGTCGCTGACGCGGTGCGTGTCCAGCCAGATATGACAGTTGCGGGCGTCGCAAAGCGCTCGCCGAACTTCGAGGCAACTATCGCAGACGACCGCGGCTACGACCTCTACGCCGCGGACGGCCGCGAACCGTTCGAGGACGCCGACCTCGCGACGGCCGGGACGGTCCATGACCTCATCGAGACGAGCGACGTGGTCGTCGACACCACGCCAAGTGGCGTCGGCGCGGCTAACGCGTCGCTGTATACCGAGCACGACACGCCAGCCATCTTCCAAGGTGGGGAAGACGCTGCTGTGGCAGATGTGAGCTTCAATGCTCGCGCCAACTACGAAAATGCGGTCGGGGCTGACACGGCCCGCGTTGTCTCCTGTAATACAACAGGCCTGTCACGCCTCCTCGCACCGCTCAAGGAATCATACGGCGTTGAAAAATCACGTGTGACACTGGTCCGGCGTGGTGCTGACCCGGGCCAGACCGGTCGCGGCCCGATCAACGACACACTTCCCGACCCCGTCGAAATCCCCTCCCACCACGGTCCTGACGTCCAGACGATTTTTCCCGACCTCGACATCGACACGATGGGAATGAAGGTCCCGACGACGCAGATGCATACCCACAGCGTCAATGTCACGCTGGAAAGCGAGCCAACGACGGAAGAAGTCACGTCCCTCCTCGCCGACGAGTCGCGCCTGTTCCTTATCCCTGAGACGCTTGGTATCGACGGTGCGGGGAAGCTCAAGGAGTACACTCGCGACGCCGGTCGTCCGCGCGGTGACGTATGGGAGAACTGTATCTGGGCCGAATCCATCACGGTCGAAGGACGGGACCTCTACCTGTTCCAGGCCATCCACCAGGAAGCCGACGTGGTGCCCGAGAATATCGACGCCGTCCGCGCACTCTCCGAGCGGACCGCAAGCGCCGAAAAGAGCATCCGACGCACCGACGAAGCTCTCGGCGTCGGTCGCGGCCTCGTCGAACACGACGGCAGCCCACAGCGCGTCGACAGTCACGCCGACGACTGA
- a CDS encoding YfcE family phosphodiesterase, translated as MLIGIVSDTHDNVSQVEAAVETFVDAGCETVVHCGDFVAPFSVTPFDRNWSFYAVRGNNDGEWAVQSTVADFGTYFGEMGEVTVDGHDIAMYHGTSGEIVDALVECGTYDYVLHGHTHERGHEERGGTERINPGGISIPPAPEPFSVATLSTVTGEVEFHELG; from the coding sequence ATGCTAATCGGCATCGTCTCGGACACACACGACAACGTGTCGCAGGTCGAAGCCGCAGTCGAGACATTCGTTGATGCGGGCTGTGAGACGGTCGTTCACTGTGGCGACTTCGTCGCTCCGTTCTCGGTGACGCCGTTCGACCGCAACTGGTCGTTCTACGCCGTCCGCGGCAACAACGACGGCGAGTGGGCGGTCCAGTCCACCGTCGCGGACTTCGGCACGTACTTCGGCGAGATGGGCGAGGTGACCGTCGACGGCCACGACATCGCGATGTACCACGGCACCAGCGGCGAGATCGTCGACGCGCTGGTCGAGTGTGGCACCTACGACTACGTGCTCCACGGGCACACCCACGAACGCGGCCACGAGGAGCGCGGGGGGACGGAACGAATCAATCCCGGCGGCATCTCGATTCCGCCGGCCCCTGAGCCGTTCTCGGTTGCGACGCTCTCGACGGTGACCGGCGAGGTCGAATTCCACGAACTGGGGTGA
- a CDS encoding RNA ligase partner protein — MVDRPLKQRFVLDTSLFLTPEIRSGDEDLEAACLELLDLISEAKLVHNISCYMPPSIQAELTTMLEDRAISDEVLTKLDTWVITKSPAHHEVRIPAAHVYEFIDEMSERVDRGLRVSEKAVRKAEESRAETVEEHDHMTEVDKVISDLRDEYRDTLRQGVLDSREDFDLLILAQELDAGVVTEDQGIINWAEDFGLRYLKGRNFPSLLREYLAADDPDRWRDET, encoded by the coding sequence ATGGTCGACCGCCCGCTCAAACAACGGTTCGTCCTCGACACGTCGCTGTTTCTCACCCCGGAAATCAGGAGCGGCGACGAGGATCTGGAGGCGGCCTGCCTGGAACTGCTCGACCTCATCTCGGAGGCGAAACTGGTCCACAACATCTCCTGTTACATGCCGCCGTCGATACAGGCGGAACTGACGACGATGCTCGAAGACCGGGCCATCAGCGACGAGGTGCTGACGAAACTGGACACGTGGGTCATTACGAAGTCCCCGGCCCACCACGAGGTACGGATTCCGGCGGCCCACGTCTACGAGTTCATCGACGAGATGTCCGAGCGGGTGGACCGCGGTCTGCGCGTCTCCGAGAAGGCCGTCCGGAAAGCCGAGGAGTCGCGGGCCGAAACGGTCGAGGAACACGACCACATGACGGAGGTGGACAAAGTCATCTCGGACCTGCGCGACGAGTACCGGGACACGCTCCGGCAGGGCGTGCTCGATTCCCGCGAGGACTTCGACCTCCTGATACTCGCACAGGAACTGGACGCCGGCGTCGTCACGGAGGACCAGGGCATCATCAACTGGGCGGAGGACTTCGGACTACGGTATCTCAAGGGGCGGAACTTCCCGTCGCTTCTCAGGGAGTACCTCGCGGCCGACGACCCGGACCGCTGGCGCGACGAGACCTAA
- a CDS encoding RNA ligase gives MSRDWGSLFDVDADPADLLEHFDTEWFRGQRYRHLSDERHGIERGTALVDDVVVRGYPSMPRALVLEPAVRETFEGPVAIEEKLNGYNVRVARIDGDLLAFTRSGFVCPYTTRKVEALLDAEAFFDDHPEHMLCGELVGPENPYTDHEYSEVEEVGFYVFGIRHRESGTPMGVERRLDRCETYGLESVDHYGTYTPAAAVDVARERIDDLNARDREGVVLKSTDGKTALKYTTSAIHRADLEHAFELPFDYGRDFVFTRVIREAFQAVERGESPATIRERAQELGEAILQPAVETIRAVDRGDPVGETHTVRGDPKTIADLLSYFRDQGLELHIERDETDGNQRVVTFTKVAQSTRDKTRYYLEGGTIDE, from the coding sequence ATGTCGAGAGACTGGGGGTCGCTGTTCGACGTCGACGCCGACCCCGCGGACCTGCTGGAACACTTCGACACCGAGTGGTTCCGCGGCCAGCGGTACCGACACCTCAGCGACGAGCGCCACGGCATCGAGCGCGGGACGGCGCTCGTCGACGACGTGGTCGTCCGGGGCTACCCGTCGATGCCGCGCGCGCTCGTCCTCGAACCGGCGGTTCGGGAGACCTTCGAGGGACCCGTCGCCATCGAGGAGAAACTCAACGGCTACAACGTCAGGGTCGCCCGAATCGACGGGGACCTACTCGCGTTCACCCGGAGCGGGTTCGTCTGTCCCTACACCACGCGGAAGGTCGAGGCGCTGCTCGACGCCGAGGCGTTCTTCGACGACCACCCCGAGCACATGCTGTGTGGCGAACTCGTCGGGCCGGAGAACCCCTACACCGACCACGAGTACAGCGAGGTCGAGGAGGTCGGGTTCTACGTGTTTGGGATCCGCCACCGCGAGAGCGGGACGCCGATGGGCGTCGAACGGCGCCTCGACCGGTGTGAGACCTACGGCCTCGAAAGCGTCGACCACTACGGGACCTACACCCCGGCAGCGGCCGTCGACGTCGCCCGCGAACGGATCGATGATCTGAACGCTCGCGACCGGGAAGGCGTTGTCTTGAAATCGACGGACGGGAAGACGGCGCTGAAGTACACGACGAGCGCGATCCATCGGGCCGATCTTGAACACGCGTTCGAACTACCATTCGACTACGGGCGAGACTTCGTTTTCACCCGCGTCATACGGGAGGCTTTCCAGGCCGTCGAGCGCGGCGAGTCGCCGGCAACGATTCGCGAGCGGGCACAGGAGTTGGGTGAAGCCATTCTTCAGCCTGCAGTCGAAACAATACGGGCGGTAGACAGAGGTGACCCGGTCGGCGAAACACACACCGTTCGTGGCGACCCGAAAACCATCGCCGACCTGCTGTCGTACTTCCGCGATCAGGGCCTGGAACTCCATATCGAGCGTGACGAGACGGATGGCAACCAGCGGGTTGTCACGTTTACCAAGGTCGCCCAGTCGACGCGTGACAAGACGCGATACTACCTAGAGGGTGGGACCATCGACGAGTGA
- a CDS encoding ATP-dependent DNA helicase Rep produces the protein MTDSTTEVVRLFGGPGSGKTTALLDRVDELLEDDDVDFRDVLVVSYTRAAAAEIRERLADRLGLSPRALRGNVCTMHAKAYELLNLSRGDVVGEDDKEAFCEEFGIDYEDEYEGSRRRSARSTTLGNKIIATSQWLQRTRRDVADWYDVPFKWDDEEVRLPPEIDDNAQTGNKYTPTWPTDDDRVDVPSAIRGWRTYKGENDLTGFADMLERVAQRSLLPNVEYLIIDEFQDITTLQYDVYDEWKPHMERVLIAGDDDQVVYAWQGADPDLLLEEVVTQDEVLPNSYRLPSRILNVVNREVRHIEKRQEKDLNPRKEGGRVEAVQNPSMFDLSRNVTRTIEQSDETVMVLFRARYQMFQFIDEFIDNGIPFSCLTDQRMWTDRLTQYVNGLEAVEADEPLTVLEARRLADMLVDSAFGTGERDDLFDALEEIDEAHEDQDIADIEIEPDVVHEHVPFLPDAASAGDMLRKVTNFQERTVDAYFSGDYTGMDADRVRVGTIHSAKGREADHVFVATDLTEKVVEQMAATVDQQGIEVPGMDEFTKHTSPVPTLTDNERRVFYVGMSRARERLVLLENLVDGAPTLPIDVLLENEPSDRSIEQLLDDASETIAAD, from the coding sequence ATGACTGATTCGACCACCGAGGTTGTCCGCCTGTTCGGTGGGCCCGGTAGCGGGAAGACGACGGCGCTGCTCGACCGCGTGGACGAACTGCTGGAAGACGACGACGTAGACTTCCGTGATGTACTGGTTGTCTCGTACACGCGTGCGGCGGCCGCCGAGATCCGTGAGCGACTCGCGGACCGACTCGGCCTGTCTCCTCGTGCTCTCCGCGGGAACGTCTGTACGATGCACGCGAAGGCGTACGAACTGCTGAACCTCTCCCGTGGCGACGTCGTCGGCGAAGACGACAAGGAGGCCTTCTGCGAGGAGTTCGGTATCGACTACGAGGATGAGTACGAGGGGTCTCGGCGTCGGTCGGCCCGCTCGACCACCCTCGGGAACAAGATTATTGCGACCAGTCAGTGGCTCCAGCGGACCCGTCGCGACGTGGCCGACTGGTACGACGTCCCCTTCAAGTGGGACGACGAGGAGGTCCGGCTCCCGCCGGAAATCGACGACAACGCCCAGACCGGCAACAAGTACACGCCGACCTGGCCGACCGACGACGACCGCGTCGATGTCCCCAGCGCCATTCGCGGCTGGCGCACCTACAAGGGCGAGAACGACCTGACCGGCTTCGCCGATATGCTCGAACGGGTCGCCCAGCGCTCGCTGCTCCCCAACGTCGAGTACCTCATTATCGACGAGTTTCAGGACATCACGACGCTGCAGTATGACGTGTACGACGAGTGGAAACCACACATGGAGCGGGTGCTCATCGCCGGCGACGACGACCAGGTCGTCTACGCCTGGCAGGGCGCTGACCCAGACCTCCTGCTTGAGGAAGTCGTCACCCAAGACGAGGTGCTGCCCAACTCCTACCGGCTCCCCTCGCGCATCCTCAACGTCGTCAACCGCGAGGTCCGCCACATCGAGAAGCGCCAGGAGAAAGACCTCAATCCGCGCAAGGAGGGCGGTCGCGTCGAAGCGGTCCAGAACCCCTCGATGTTCGACCTCTCGCGGAACGTCACCCGGACCATCGAGCAGTCCGACGAGACGGTGATGGTCCTGTTCCGGGCCCGCTACCAGATGTTCCAGTTCATCGACGAGTTCATCGACAACGGAATCCCCTTCTCCTGTCTCACCGACCAGCGGATGTGGACCGACCGGCTCACCCAGTACGTCAACGGGCTCGAAGCCGTCGAGGCCGACGAGCCGCTGACGGTGCTTGAGGCCCGCCGCCTCGCCGACATGCTCGTCGACTCCGCGTTCGGCACCGGCGAGCGCGACGACCTCTTCGACGCGCTCGAAGAGATAGACGAGGCCCACGAGGACCAGGACATCGCCGACATCGAGATCGAACCCGACGTGGTCCATGAGCACGTTCCGTTCCTCCCCGACGCGGCCTCGGCGGGCGATATGCTCCGGAAAGTGACAAACTTCCAGGAGCGGACCGTCGACGCGTACTTCAGCGGAGACTACACCGGGATGGACGCCGACCGCGTCCGCGTGGGCACCATCCACTCCGCGAAAGGTCGCGAGGCCGATCACGTGTTCGTCGCGACGGACCTCACGGAGAAAGTCGTCGAGCAGATGGCCGCCACGGTCGACCAGCAGGGTATCGAGGTACCCGGTATGGATGAGTTCACGAAACACACCAGTCCCGTGCCGACGCTGACCGACAACGAACGGCGTGTGTTCTACGTCGGGATGTCCCGCGCTCGCGAGCGACTCGTGCTACTCGAGAACCTCGTCGACGGCGCGCCGACGCTCCCTATCGACGTCTTGCTGGAAAACGAGCCAAGCGACCGCTCCATCGAGCAACTGCTTGACGACGCCAGTGAGACCATCGCGGCCGACTGA
- a CDS encoding transcriptional regulator — protein MAEEQSIEEILDTIGDQHARRVLAAISREPQSAKELAEECDLSLPTVYRRIELLDEYDLVTDRTLVAEDGNHYKVYESNFESTVISLEDEEYKVRIYREENLPDRFSQLWDELNPE, from the coding sequence GTGGCTGAGGAACAGAGCATCGAGGAGATTCTCGATACGATCGGCGACCAGCACGCACGCCGTGTACTCGCCGCAATCAGCCGAGAACCGCAGTCGGCGAAGGAACTCGCGGAGGAGTGTGACCTCTCATTGCCAACGGTGTATCGACGTATCGAACTGCTCGACGAGTACGACCTCGTCACCGACCGGACGCTCGTCGCCGAGGACGGGAATCACTACAAGGTGTACGAGTCCAACTTCGAGTCGACGGTCATCTCGCTCGAAGACGAGGAGTATAAAGTACGCATCTATCGGGAAGAGAACCTCCCGGACCGGTTTAGTCAGCTCTGGGACGAGCTGAACCCGGAATGA
- a CDS encoding PadR family transcriptional regulator, with the protein MSGDNLRRVTTGKMQGQSADERVTPLGDTERPESHDPPSRDAITESLLDPVIDDVVNGETAVDDGIVTQSLEEILLAMIAVADGGTHGTGLMEELDAQFGAELSPGTVYPRLHELEADGTLQMHELVQTKQYGIADDAAAKEQIATSAYQHLALGLFLHAALDSL; encoded by the coding sequence ATGTCCGGAGACAACCTCCGTCGCGTGACGACGGGCAAGATGCAGGGCCAGAGCGCCGATGAGCGAGTGACCCCTCTCGGCGATACAGAGCGCCCGGAATCGCATGACCCACCCAGTCGTGACGCCATCACGGAGTCGTTGTTGGACCCGGTCATTGACGACGTCGTCAACGGCGAAACCGCGGTTGATGACGGAATCGTCACACAGAGTCTGGAAGAGATTCTACTGGCGATGATCGCAGTCGCCGATGGTGGCACCCACGGGACCGGACTGATGGAGGAACTGGACGCCCAGTTCGGTGCCGAACTGAGTCCGGGGACAGTGTACCCCCGGCTGCACGAGTTAGAAGCGGATGGCACGCTCCAGATGCACGAACTCGTCCAGACGAAACAGTACGGAATCGCGGACGATGCGGCTGCGAAAGAGCAGATCGCGACGTCTGCGTACCAACATCTCGCGCTCGGGCTGTTCCTCCATGCGGCGCTTGATTCGCTGTAA
- a CDS encoding cytochrome B has translation MELKRKTIAKVIAAAFVFNLVVMGAGAWIAYQEAPPIPEEVVGPDGETVLTGADIREGKKTFQKNGLMNHGSILGNGAYYGADYTADALELKTQHMRTYYAEERYGTEYDSLSTAEQAAVDDDVKQDLSGEYDGGNIEYSAAELYAHQQVRQEYVERYHEGSHERGVPEEMIDSEADARQFADFAMWTAWFSHTDRPGGEHSYTNDWPYEPAAGNDATGAAMTWSVIAMVLLVGAAGGGIWLYNAVSLPEPSAGDLSVPEPGDVSIFPSQRAALRFIPVAAGLFLAQVLLGGLLAHFYIERAGFFGIEEIFGVHILQLLPFAMAKTWHIDLGILWIAATWLGAGLFLPPLLTGHEPKRQSTYIDALLVAIVVVTVGGLGGIWLGSHGYFGDLWWLVGNEGLEYLEVGKVWQVGLLVGFGLWAVLSIRGLKPLLDREPVFGLAHMILYAGGSIALLFTAGFFFTPETNIAVTEFWRWWVVHMWVEGAFEFFIVAIIGLTLVSMNLLSRRSAEKAVMLQALLVMSTGVIGVSHHYWWVGMPDMWVPIGSVFSTLELLPLVFILYEALGQYRAMSETGGFPYKLPFMFIIASGVWNFVGAGVLGFFINLPLINYYEHGTYLTVGHAHAAMFGAFGFLALGMVTYMLQLAIKPGRWDGSWLRAAFWCWNVGLALMVFVSVLPVGFLQLEAAFTGSYAAARSVAFYNQPLVQTLFWARLPGDTLIILGTAIYAADLIRKRFVLRASEDDPTVEDMAVAEGVMSDD, from the coding sequence ATGGAGCTCAAACGCAAAACAATCGCGAAGGTAATCGCCGCCGCGTTCGTCTTCAACCTCGTCGTCATGGGGGCCGGCGCGTGGATCGCGTACCAGGAAGCGCCGCCAATCCCTGAGGAAGTCGTCGGACCCGACGGCGAGACCGTTCTCACGGGTGCGGACATCCGGGAGGGCAAGAAGACGTTCCAGAAGAACGGACTGATGAACCACGGGTCGATTCTCGGGAACGGCGCGTACTACGGCGCGGACTACACCGCCGACGCGCTGGAGTTGAAAACCCAGCACATGCGGACCTATTACGCCGAGGAACGCTACGGGACCGAGTACGACTCGCTGTCGACGGCTGAACAGGCTGCCGTCGACGATGACGTCAAACAGGACCTCAGCGGGGAGTACGACGGCGGGAACATCGAGTACTCCGCCGCAGAACTGTACGCCCACCAGCAGGTCCGTCAGGAGTACGTCGAGCGGTATCACGAGGGGAGCCACGAGCGGGGCGTCCCCGAGGAGATGATTGACTCTGAAGCCGATGCCCGGCAGTTCGCCGACTTCGCCATGTGGACGGCGTGGTTCTCCCACACCGACCGTCCGGGCGGCGAACACTCCTACACGAACGACTGGCCGTACGAGCCCGCCGCCGGGAACGATGCGACCGGCGCGGCGATGACTTGGAGCGTCATCGCGATGGTCCTCCTCGTCGGTGCTGCCGGTGGCGGAATCTGGCTCTACAACGCCGTCAGCCTCCCTGAGCCGTCCGCCGGAGACCTCTCGGTGCCCGAGCCGGGCGACGTGAGCATTTTCCCCAGCCAGCGGGCCGCCCTGCGGTTCATCCCGGTCGCCGCCGGGCTGTTCCTCGCGCAGGTGTTACTCGGTGGGTTGCTTGCGCACTTCTACATCGAACGGGCCGGCTTCTTCGGCATCGAGGAAATCTTCGGCGTCCACATCCTCCAGCTACTGCCCTTCGCTATGGCGAAGACATGGCACATAGACCTGGGCATCCTCTGGATAGCCGCGACCTGGCTCGGCGCGGGCCTGTTCCTCCCGCCGCTGCTGACCGGCCACGAACCCAAACGCCAGTCGACCTACATCGACGCGTTGCTCGTCGCGATTGTCGTCGTCACCGTCGGCGGCCTCGGCGGCATCTGGCTCGGCTCGCACGGTTACTTCGGCGACCTCTGGTGGCTCGTCGGCAACGAAGGGCTAGAGTACCTCGAAGTCGGGAAGGTCTGGCAGGTCGGGCTGCTCGTCGGCTTCGGTCTGTGGGCCGTCCTCTCGATTCGCGGTCTGAAGCCGCTGCTGGACCGCGAGCCAGTGTTCGGCCTCGCACATATGATCCTGTACGCTGGCGGCTCCATCGCACTGCTGTTTACCGCCGGGTTCTTTTTCACTCCGGAGACCAACATCGCCGTCACGGAGTTCTGGCGCTGGTGGGTCGTCCACATGTGGGTCGAAGGAGCCTTCGAGTTCTTCATCGTCGCCATCATTGGCCTGACGCTAGTGTCGATGAACCTGCTCAGCCGCCGTAGCGCCGAGAAGGCAGTCATGCTTCAGGCCTTGCTGGTGATGAGTACGGGCGTTATCGGCGTCTCCCACCACTACTGGTGGGTCGGCATGCCCGACATGTGGGTCCCCATCGGGAGCGTGTTCTCGACACTTGAACTGCTCCCGCTCGTGTTCATCCTCTACGAGGCGCTGGGCCAGTACCGGGCGATGTCCGAGACCGGCGGGTTCCCCTACAAACTCCCGTTCATGTTCATCATCGCCAGCGGGGTCTGGAACTTCGTCGGGGCCGGCGTGCTCGGCTTCTTCATCAACCTCCCGCTCATCAACTACTACGAGCACGGCACCTACCTCACCGTTGGCCACGCCCACGCCGCGATGTTCGGGGCCTTCGGCTTCCTCGCGCTGGGGATGGTCACCTACATGCTCCAGCTCGCCATCAAACCCGGTCGCTGGGACGGGTCCTGGCTCCGGGCGGCGTTCTGGTGCTGGAACGTCGGTCTGGCGCTGATGGTGTTCGTCTCTGTTCTGCCCGTTGGCTTCCTCCAGCTGGAGGCGGCGTTCACCGGCAGCTATGCCGCAGCCCGGAGCGTAGCGTTCTACAACCAGCCGCTCGTCCAGACGCTGTTCTGGGCGCGACTCCCCGGTGACACGCTCATCATTCTGGGGACAGCCATCTACGCGGCCGACCTGATCCGCAAGCGATTCGTCCTCCGGGCATCCGAGGACGACCCCACAGTCGAGGACATGGCCGTCGCCGAGGGTGTGATGAGCGACGACTGA